The genomic interval CTGGACACCGGGAAACCACTCAAAAGTCGATGTGGCGATATAATAATCTTCTCCGACTCGAATGATCGAAGGATCTGGGTTAAACCCACGCAAAATTGGATTATTGATCGGTCTCATCATGGCAACTCCAATCGTAGCAACATGAGTATATTATTGGGTCTTCTCAGAGCGGTTCAATTGATTTGGCTCCTCAAGGCTCAAACCAATATCCCCACGCCAAACGGGGGAAGAACGAAATTGGAGTGAACCTCGCGCTTCGTCAATAAATCAGTGTAATCTCCCTTCAAGTCGAGTACAACTTCATGAGAGTTATGGTTTAAGGCCATCAGGAATTGGCGGCCCCCATTCTCTTTGCGTATCAATTCGACTCCCCGAACGGGCCGCGCCAATAATGGTGAAACTCCCGAATTATCGCTAATATATCGCATCAATCCGTCCAATGCGGATGGATCCAGATCACATCCGATATAATAAACCTTTCCATTTCCCCAGTCGTTCACGGTGATAGCGGGCTCCCCCTTGTAATAATCACTGGTATAGTCCCCTATTACTCTGGCGCTGGTAGGTTTGATGATATCACACCAGATGGAAGCCATAGCGCTTCCAACGACAGTTGCCACAGAAACCTGGCGGCCGCGATTCAATGAATCGAACTCTTCCACTTCGATTCCCGCCATTTCGCTGAATTCCCCGGGTATCGTCAACGCGCTCATCGTGTTATCCCAATTTCTTGTTCCTGAACGGAAAGTCAGAACCAGCGTTCCTCCTGATTTGACATACCTGTCAAGCTTAACCTTAATTTCCGAATTCATCAGATTGAACGCGGGTAATAAAAGCAGTTTATATTTTGCAAGATCATCATCGATGCTGATAACGTCCACCGGAAGATGATTTTCGGCAAGGGTGCTATAATACTTCAACAAAAGCTTTTGATAATCAAAATGAACGTTATGCGGTTGAATTTGGTGACTCCACAGATTATCGTAAGATTTTATCATGGCTGTTTCCGCCATCACTTTCGACCCGACAATCCAGTCGGATAGAGCCTTTAATTCGGCTCCGGTCTGTTGAATTTCTTTATATCTCCTGCGGGGTACTGAATCATGGTCAAGGATACCGTACCAATATTGTTCCGTTCCAAAACGGCAGGCCCGAAAACGGAAGTATAAAATCGCTTCGGCCCCGTGGGCGACCGCCTGGTAGGACCAAAGGCGTAATTGTCCGGGCTTGGGAGTGTCCGACAGTACATTCCAGCCGCACGGTCCGCTTTGTTGTTCCATCACCCAAAAATTTTTTCCCTTCGTCCCCCGCATCAGATCATGCGCCATGGCGGCATCGAGATACGAAAAGGATCTCTTGGGAAATTCCGGGTAATTGTCCCACGAAACAAAATCCAGATCCTTGGCCAGATCGAAATAGTCAATCTCCGGGAAATGCCCCATCAAGTTGTGCGTGATCGGCTTCGCGGAAAAATTGCGGATCGTATCGATCTGCAGTTTTTGGTAGGCCACAACCGAATCCGAGGCAAACCGTTTATAATCCAGCGTCAAGGAGGGATTATGCCCGTGATTGATCGGGTCGGCTCCCGAACAGACACTATACGCCGGGAGAATTATCTCATCCCAGTCCCGATAGGTTTGACTCCAAAAGATCGTTCCCCATGCATGATTCAGAGCGTCAATCGTTCCATATTTTTTCTGAAGCCAGTGGCGGAAGGCTTGCAAACAGCTTTCACAATAACAATAGGTTGTTTCCTGGCATCCAAATTCATTATCGACCTGCCAGGCGACGACACTTGAATGATCGCCGTAATGCTCCGCCACTTTGGCGACGATCTCCCGGGTGGCCTCTTGAAAGGCGGGATTATTGAAACAATAATGCCGGCGGCTTCCGAAACCTCTCGTGATACCGTAACGATCCTTCGGGTAAACTTCGGGATGCCGATCCATGAACCATTTTGGCGGGGTTGCGGTCGGCGTCCCCAGGACAACCTGGATACTATATCGGCTTAAAAGCTCTATCGCCTCGTCAAGCCAGGAAAAATCATAGCATCCCTTTTCGGGTTCGAGCTTCGCCCAGCCGAATTCGGCGAGCCGTACCAGATTGATGTGGGCCTCCCTCATGAATTCGGCATCTTTTTCCCACATCTCTTTCGGCCAATGCTCCGGATAATAAGCTACCCCAAATTTCATAACCTCAACTCCCTAATATAAATTGAGCTAGCCTTTATGCTTCAATCTAGAAGCGTTGTGATAAACCCTGTCCGAAGGCCAGGGTGAACACAAAAGCTCAGAGAAGCAAGTGATAAAGTCGTTTTGAAATCCTCTTGCCAGTCGAATCGTTTGGAAAGAGACTTTATCACATGGCTTCTAGAATTTGATAAAAAATATCCTCTCCTCCTGATTCTTCACGGCTTTACTCTTTTATTTAAATATTGCCGTTCGACTCAATCACCTTCCGGTACCAGATTCCCGAATCCTTGATGATCCGGTTCTTTGATGTGAAGTCCACATAGACCAGTCCGAACCTTTCGTTATACCCTTCCGCCCATTCAAAATTATCCATGAAGGACCAGCAAAAATAGCCCATCGCATCGACTCCGTCCTCAGCAGCCCTTTGGAATTGGCGGATATAACGGGTTAGAAAATCGACCCGCTGAGGATCGTGAACTTTTCCGTCAAGATATACCCAGTCGGTGTTTGACAGGCCGTTTTCAGTAATGATAATGGGTTTTCTATACCTTTCGTAAAAGAATTTGGGACCCCAGTATAGCGATTGAGGTGTAACGGCCCAGTTGAATGCGGTTCTTGCAAAGCCCGTTTCCCTTTTTACCTCCTCCGGCCGCCCATCTTTACCCATTCTCACCGTTTTTCCGCTGTAGATGTTGGTCCCGAAGAAATCAATGGGTTGGAAGATGGTTTTCAGATCATCCGGCCCTATCTCCGGAAGCTCCTGTTCAAAGAGGTTCAAGCCGTCTTCGGGATATTTCCCGAGAAATACCGGATCCATCCACCAGCTGTTTGACCAGACATTTTTTTCGGTAATAGAAAATGCCGCAGTTCGGGCCGCTTCAATATCCGGTTTTGAATTGCTCTGCGGAATATACGTTATGCCAACCGGCGCGTATCCAATCATTGAAGGCTGTTTCGCAGCGGCCCGAATAACCTGGACCGACTTGCCATGGGCTAGGAGGGAATGGTGTGAAGCCAACAGAACGTCTTTTAATCCCAGTTTGAGCCCAGGAGCAAGAGTTCCCTCCTGATGACCGCGCCCAATATAGCATTGGGGCTCGTTTTGGGTCATCCAATGGGTTACTCGATCTGAAAGCCGCTCAACGACAACTTTTGTATATTCGGCAAACCACTCGGGACTTTCGGGGTTAAGCCATCCTCCCCTTTTGTACAGTTCATAGGGATAGTCCCAATGAAAAATGGTGACATAGGGTATGATGTTATTTTTTAAAAGTTCATCCACCAAACGGTCATAGAAATCCAATCCCTGTGGGTTTACCTTCCCAATCCCTTCCGGAAGCACACGCGGCCAGCATATCGAAAACCGGTAAGCCTGAAGTCCCAATTCCTTCATGATTGCTACATCTTCCGACACCCTGTGGTAATGGTCGCAGGACGAATCCCCGGTATCTCCGAATTTTACAAAGCCAGGCTTTTGGCAGACCATGTCCCAGACGGATAATCCTTTGCCATCTTCATAAGCCGCTCCTTCAATCTGGTATGAGGCGGTTGCGGCTCCCCAAACGAAGTCATTTTTGAAACCCATGTTTTTACTCCTTTTAATCATCCTGAATCCGTGACGAATCGGTTTATACCAGGTGAAACGTTGTCGCAAGTTCTTACGGTTTTGCCTGGTAGCCTATAGAGGTCACGGATTCAGGATCATTCTAATTGCTGTTCCCATTGCAAATGGGGCCCGGCCATATTCAGCCGAAAAAGTCCGGTTCAGGGGAGGGGCTATCAGTTTCCAATGAACCAGATCCCGGGAATGATGGATCTGAACACCGGGAAATCACTCAAAAGTCGATGTCGCAATATAATACTTCGCAGAATTTGTACGAGTGATCCTTTTCAGGACATAGTATACAAGTAAGTGTATCGTTATGGCAACGTTCTACCGCACATTGTGGTCCTCGTTTCGTTACCCGCTCAAATTCTCAGAAACATGGTTATATTTAATTTATAGAGACCCCTTATCCTTTCACGGCCCCTTCGGACAAACCGCTCAAAAAATATCGATTCATGGTTAAATAAACAATAATCATCGGCAAAATCGAAATCATCGTCCCCGCAATCATCAGATTCCAGGAACTCACTCCTTCTCCACCGCCATCTTTTAAGTTGACAATCCCCACAGCCAAAGTTCTTAAATTCGGTTTGGTAAGGGTAAATGCCAAAGGGAGCATAAACGCGTTCCAAGCTTCACGAAATGATAATAAAGCAATGGTTGCATTGATTGGCTTCATAATCGGCATGATGACTCTCCAATAGATTTGAAAGCTGCTACAACCGTCGAGCATCGCTGATTCATCTAGCGATTTGGATATGCCCGAACAGTAACCCATGGCTAAAATGCTATACATCGGTTGCGACCAGGCAATTTGAACAATGATCATTCCCCAGAGCGAGTTCAGAAGGCCGAGATGCTTACAGATGATCACCACTGGAAAAAGTGTTGTCGCTCCGGTTAAAAAGAGGGCCGCTCCAAATGAACTCAACATCAGTTTTTTCCCGACAAAAACCTTCCGGGCCAGAATATAGCCGGTCATTGTCGTCGTAATTAAGATCCCGACGACACTGGCGAGAGAAAAAACCACACTATTGAAAGTATATATCCCAAAATTAACTTTACTGAATGCCTCGATATAATTTTGATAGCGCCAAACCCGCGGAATAATTTGAGCTCCGCCTTGCAGAAATTCCTCAACACTTTTAAAAGAGCCAAAAAAAGCATAAAGAATGGGAAATAACATGAAAACCAATATTCCAATGAGAAAAAAATAAATCAGGAATCGGCATAACTTGCGTATCATATCATCATCCTCCGGTCTCGTCGGCCTCATTTTTGGTAAAATTCATATATAGTAAAGCCACTGCAGCCACGATGATTGTCGCAATGATGCTTACCGCAGAAGCATAACCTTCTTGGGCTACAACACTTCCGCCTCCACCGCCTTCAAAAAAATAGCGATAAATATACATCGTCATTACTTCGGTTTTTCCCGCAGGAGCCCCGTTGGTTATGGCCTTAATACTGTCAAACAACTTCATGGCATCTAATATTGAAAGAGCGGTGATGACCTTAAACAAGTCACCCAACATCGGCAAGGTAATTTTAGTAAAGGTTACAAAGGTATTCGCCCCGTCAATCTGAGCACTCTCATAAATATCGAGCGGGAGCCTCTGCAAGGCCGCTAGAAAAAGAACCATATAAAAGCCAATCCCAAACCATAAACGAAATAAGACAATAATCCATTTCGCGACCCATTCGTTGGAAAACCAATCAATATTCGCAGAAATAAGATGAAGCGTTTTTAAGATAGCGTTCGCAATCCCGTTATCAGTAGCAAACATAAAATAAAAAATAATCCCCATTACCGCCGAACTGGTAATATTCGGCAGAAAATAAGTTACCCGAAAAAAGTTTTTCCCGCGAATTTTCCCGTTTAAAATCACTGCGATTACCAATGCCAGCGGAATTTGCAATAAAGGAATCAGCAAACCGAATTCCACCGTGTTGATAACCGTCTGCCACCACCCAATATCCTGAAAACAGCGCCAGTAATTGAGAAGACCAACCCATTTGGGATCACTAAAACCGTTATACTCAGTAAAGCTATAACCTAAAATATAGAGAATCGGTAAAAAGCCAAACACGATAAATAATACTCCGGTGGGAGCAATCATCAGATAATCACCCAGATGGGTTTTGGAAACTTTTGATGCCGCAGATCCCGAACCATCCGGCTTCATCAATTTATTCATTCCGAATCACCTCTTCTATAAAAAGGTGGGCATCATCAATGCCCACCCCCATCCAAAACAGCTCTTTATTTTTTGATTTCTTTCTTTTTTAAAATCCCATCCGTCAGCGCTTTTTCCAAAGCATCATTGTAACGTTTGTTCAGTTCCCGAATGGCTTTGTCAAAATCGCCTTTGCCCGCATAACTTTTAATAAACTCATCGGTGATGACACGATCCCGGTTATCACCCATCAGTGTAATGGCGGTATGCGGTTCAACGCGCAATGGAATATATTTTGATTCATTGGCCTGTAAATATTGGAAAAGGGCTTTATTCTGCGGCGGGTTTGGTTCAACATTGCTCTTATACGTAATCGGCCCAATATTGAAATCGTAATTGGCGTCAGCGTTCGCAACTAAAAACTGATAGAATTTCTTAGCCGCAGCTCTATTTTTCGAGGCGGCATTAATCACCATTTGCCCTTGATAATAAGCATAGCCTTTTTTAAAGGTTTCGCCTTTTAAAACAGGAACATCGGCGAATCCCCAGTCAGAATTGATCGCTAAAGTAACTCCATAAAGCGCAGTCGTCCAACTCCCATCAAAATACATGCCAATTTTTCCTTCGGCAAATTTGGAACGCAATTGTTCGATTCCCAAAGTTGTTTCCCCCGGATAAAACGAACCATCTTTTTTCATTCCCAGAAAAATATCCAAATACTTTTTATGACCGGAAAAATCAAATTTACCGCTGCGATAGTCATAGCCATATGCGCCGCTTTTATCAGCGGCGACGCTCATCATATCAATAGTACGCCACCAATAATTCCCGATCCCAAGCCCAATTCCAAAGCCATAAAAATCTCCTTTACCAGCGGCTGTTATTTTTTTCGCGTATTCCCGGACCTCCTCAAGTGTTTTGGGCGGATTGTTCGGGCTTAGGCCGGCTTTTTTAAAGAGATCTTTATTATATACAAGTTGGAAAAAGTACTTCACAGCCGGAACGGAATAGATTTTATTTTGATAAAAAAGATCGTTGCATTTAAAAATACCTGGATCTAAATTAGCCTTTAGCTTTTTTGCAATATCATCAACCGGAACAATTACCTTATTGGCGGCATATTGAGCCACTGTGCTAGTACCGGCGGCAGTGTTGGACTCAAATAAATCCGGAGCGTCATTTACGGCCAAAGCCATCTTCAAAGCGTTACCATAATTCTCGCCTTGCAGCTGAACATCGACCACGATATCTTTTTGACTGGCATTAAAGCGTTTTGCAGCTAATGTTAAATAGTTCTCCGTGGCGGTCGCTCTCATCCATGCCTTTAATTTAACCGGTTCTTTCGCTTCTACCAAACAGGAACCCGCCATGATAATAAGCAATACCAAAAATAAAGTATTTATCGCTCTTTTCACTCTTCGTCTCCATCCCTTCGCATTTTTTAAGGTACCTTTAACTAAATTATAAAGATCCCGCCCGCCGACCACAATCTGTGTTCGGATTACAAAAGGTTTCATTTTATCATATTAGGTTTCTTTTTTTGACTGCAAATTTATAAATTCCCAGCTAAATTGATTTTCAAAATATCCGTCGGCGGATGTGGGCATCCATTCTATGATATAATTATAAAGTAAAAGTCTAAAACTCGTGGGGAGGGACATATTTGTATAAGCTCCTCATTGTCGATGATGAATATCAAATTCGTAACGGTTTAGCAACCTATTTTCCATGGAATGAAATTGGTTTTGAAGTAGTGGGACAGGCTGAAAATGGGATCAAAGCCCTGGAGTTTATCCGGACAACTCCGGTCGATATTATCTTAGCCGATATTGTAATGCCGATGATGAACGGCATAGAGTTGGCGAAAGAGCTAAATCAGAGAGACAGCAAGATTAAGTTGATATTCTTAAGCGGTTATCAGGATTTTGAATATGCTCAACAAGCTGTAAATTTGGGGGTTAAAAAGTATATTGTCAAATCAACCAAATTCGATGAACTGGCCCGTGTTTTCTCATCTTTAAAAAAAGAACTCGATCAGGAGTTTTTTCCGGAAAAACCGCTCTCTCAGAATTCACTATCCCAAAGCGGCCAAAATTATAATCAAAAAATTATCGCCTCTGTCAAAAAGTATGTCACTGAAAATTATCAAGAAGCCACATTATATAGTGCCGCCAGCCTCATTAAAATGAATCCGTTTTATCTCAGCCGTTTTTTTAAACAAGAGACCGGAACGAATTTCTCCGATTTTTTGTTGGCGGTGAAGATGCAAAAAGCCACTGAATTTTTGCAAGACGTTTCGCAAAGCATCGATGATGTTAGCAAGGCGGTTGGCTATAATAGTCCCAAAAATTTTACCCGAACCTTTAAAAGTTTTTATGGTAAAAGTCCCCGGGAATTCAGGAAGGAAAATCATTGATCATTCATGAAAAAACTGATGAATTGGCAATTTATCATCAAAAACTTTTGCCGATATTTCGCCCCCGTTTTCTTTCCTTTGATCATCTTGGGCATCTTTCTGAATTTTTCTACCCGGAATTATCTAGTCAATGAAACAAACCGGAAGGATCTCCTCATTTTACAAAATATCCAGAATTATACCGATGAATTCTTTTTGATATTAAACCGGCTCCGGCTTGATTTTGAAATTGAAAACTCCTTGCAAACCTTGTTAGCCAACACTTTACGCCAATCCACCGATAACTTTGAGGCCTTTCAAGCGATCGAACTGTTAAAAAATATCGCTTATAATCATACGAACTACAATTTGGCAGTGAAATCGATTTATTTATATATTGATAACCCTTCGGAGGCATTTATCAGTTCCGACCAGGGCTACTCCCGGATTCGAGATTATTATGACCCTTTATGGCTTAAAAGTTATCAATTGCTCCGGAATACTTCCCAAAACACATGGGTAGAAACACGTAAAGTGAATGACTCTACTTTCTCCTCTCTCAATCAGAAAAAAATCATCACAATTTTTCAGAAATTTTCC from Hydrogenispora ethanolica carries:
- a CDS encoding beta-galactosidase produces the protein MKFGVAYYPEHWPKEMWEKDAEFMREAHINLVRLAEFGWAKLEPEKGCYDFSWLDEAIELLSRYSIQVVLGTPTATPPKWFMDRHPEVYPKDRYGITRGFGSRRHYCFNNPAFQEATREIVAKVAEHYGDHSSVVAWQVDNEFGCQETTYCYCESCLQAFRHWLQKKYGTIDALNHAWGTIFWSQTYRDWDEIILPAYSVCSGADPINHGHNPSLTLDYKRFASDSVVAYQKLQIDTIRNFSAKPITHNLMGHFPEIDYFDLAKDLDFVSWDNYPEFPKRSFSYLDAAMAHDLMRGTKGKNFWVMEQQSGPCGWNVLSDTPKPGQLRLWSYQAVAHGAEAILYFRFRACRFGTEQYWYGILDHDSVPRRRYKEIQQTGAELKALSDWIVGSKVMAETAMIKSYDNLWSHQIQPHNVHFDYQKLLLKYYSTLAENHLPVDVISIDDDLAKYKLLLLPAFNLMNSEIKVKLDRYVKSGGTLVLTFRSGTRNWDNTMSALTIPGEFSEMAGIEVEEFDSLNRGRQVSVATVVGSAMASIWCDIIKPTSARVIGDYTSDYYKGEPAITVNDWGNGKVYYIGCDLDPSALDGLMRYISDNSGVSPLLARPVRGVELIRKENGGRQFLMALNHNSHEVVLDLKGDYTDLLTKREVHSNFVLPPFGVGILV
- a CDS encoding GH1 family beta-glucosidase; translation: MGFKNDFVWGAATASYQIEGAAYEDGKGLSVWDMVCQKPGFVKFGDTGDSSCDHYHRVSEDVAIMKELGLQAYRFSICWPRVLPEGIGKVNPQGLDFYDRLVDELLKNNIIPYVTIFHWDYPYELYKRGGWLNPESPEWFAEYTKVVVERLSDRVTHWMTQNEPQCYIGRGHQEGTLAPGLKLGLKDVLLASHHSLLAHGKSVQVIRAAAKQPSMIGYAPVGITYIPQSNSKPDIEAARTAAFSITEKNVWSNSWWMDPVFLGKYPEDGLNLFEQELPEIGPDDLKTIFQPIDFFGTNIYSGKTVRMGKDGRPEEVKRETGFARTAFNWAVTPQSLYWGPKFFYERYRKPIIITENGLSNTDWVYLDGKVHDPQRVDFLTRYIRQFQRAAEDGVDAMGYFCWSFMDNFEWAEGYNERFGLVYVDFTSKNRIIKDSGIWYRKVIESNGNI
- a CDS encoding carbohydrate ABC transporter permease translates to MIRKLCRFLIYFFLIGILVFMLFPILYAFFGSFKSVEEFLQGGAQIIPRVWRYQNYIEAFSKVNFGIYTFNSVVFSLASVVGILITTTMTGYILARKVFVGKKLMLSSFGAALFLTGATTLFPVVIICKHLGLLNSLWGMIIVQIAWSQPMYSILAMGYCSGISKSLDESAMLDGCSSFQIYWRVIMPIMKPINATIALLSFREAWNAFMLPLAFTLTKPNLRTLAVGIVNLKDGGGEGVSSWNLMIAGTMISILPMIIVYLTMNRYFLSGLSEGAVKG
- a CDS encoding carbohydrate ABC transporter permease, coding for MNKLMKPDGSGSAASKVSKTHLGDYLMIAPTGVLFIVFGFLPILYILGYSFTEYNGFSDPKWVGLLNYWRCFQDIGWWQTVINTVEFGLLIPLLQIPLALVIAVILNGKIRGKNFFRVTYFLPNITSSAVMGIIFYFMFATDNGIANAILKTLHLISANIDWFSNEWVAKWIIVLFRLWFGIGFYMVLFLAALQRLPLDIYESAQIDGANTFVTFTKITLPMLGDLFKVITALSILDAMKLFDSIKAITNGAPAGKTEVMTMYIYRYFFEGGGGGSVVAQEGYASAVSIIATIIVAAVALLYMNFTKNEADETGG
- a CDS encoding ABC transporter substrate-binding protein, translating into MKRAINTLFLVLLIIMAGSCLVEAKEPVKLKAWMRATATENYLTLAAKRFNASQKDIVVDVQLQGENYGNALKMALAVNDAPDLFESNTAAGTSTVAQYAANKVIVPVDDIAKKLKANLDPGIFKCNDLFYQNKIYSVPAVKYFFQLVYNKDLFKKAGLSPNNPPKTLEEVREYAKKITAAGKGDFYGFGIGLGIGNYWWRTIDMMSVAADKSGAYGYDYRSGKFDFSGHKKYLDIFLGMKKDGSFYPGETTLGIEQLRSKFAEGKIGMYFDGSWTTALYGVTLAINSDWGFADVPVLKGETFKKGYAYYQGQMVINAASKNRAAAKKFYQFLVANADANYDFNIGPITYKSNVEPNPPQNKALFQYLQANESKYIPLRVEPHTAITLMGDNRDRVITDEFIKSYAGKGDFDKAIRELNKRYNDALEKALTDGILKKKEIKK
- a CDS encoding response regulator transcription factor → MYKLLIVDDEYQIRNGLATYFPWNEIGFEVVGQAENGIKALEFIRTTPVDIILADIVMPMMNGIELAKELNQRDSKIKLIFLSGYQDFEYAQQAVNLGVKKYIVKSTKFDELARVFSSLKKELDQEFFPEKPLSQNSLSQSGQNYNQKIIASVKKYVTENYQEATLYSAASLIKMNPFYLSRFFKQETGTNFSDFLLAVKMQKATEFLQDVSQSIDDVSKAVGYNSPKNFTRTFKSFYGKSPREFRKENH